Genomic segment of Acidobacteriota bacterium:
CCGCGGCGAGTGGCGCCGCTGGCCCTCTACCGGGCGCTGCGGCTGATCAATCCGAGCCCCTACATGGTGCTCCTCGAGACGCCCGACTTCGCCCTCGCCGGAGCTTCACCGGAGGCGCTGGTGACCAAGACCGGTCGAGTCCTCGAAACCCGGCCGATCGCCGGCACGCGACGGCGGGGAGGCGACGCCGCCGAGGATCTGCGGCTGGCCGAGGACCTGCAGGCGGATCCCAAGGAACGGGCCGAGCACGTCATGCTCGTCGACCTGGGACGCAATGACCTCGGCAAGGTCTCGGCGCCGGGCAGCGTGGAAGTGGCGAGCTTCCAGCGCATCGAGAACTACAGCCACGTCATGCACATGGTATCGAGCGTGGTGGGAGAGCTGGCCGAGGGCCGCGATGGCCTCGACGCCCTGGTGGCCTGCTTCCCGGCGGGCACCGTCTCCGGAGCACCGAAGATTCGGGCGATGGAGATCATCGACGATCTCGAGCCCGAGGCCCGCGGCCTCTATGCCGGCGCGGTGGGTTACTTCGGCTTCGCCGGCGATGTCGATACCTGCATCACCATTCGGACGCTGGTGGTGCGCGGCGACGAGACGTCGGTTACCGCCGGTGCCGGCATCGTCGCCGACTCGCAGCCGTCTCGCGAGGCGGACGAGACCGAGAACAAGGCAGCGGCGCTGCTCGCGGCGGTGGCCTTCGCCGAGCGCCTGGAGGAGGAAAGCGCGTGATCTTGATGGTCGACAACTACGATTCCTTCACCTACAACCTGGTGCAGGCCTTGACGGTGGCCGGTGCCGAGGTGCTGGTGTTGCGCAACGATGCCGAGGCGGCGGCGGCGATGCTCGAGCGCCGGCCCCAGGGCATCGTTCTGTCGCCGGGACCGGGGCGGCCGGAAGGGGCCGGGGTGTGCCTCGACCTGCTCGCCCTCGAGCCCACCGTGCCGGTGCTCGGGGTGTGCCTCGGGCACCAGGCTCTGGCGGTGGCCTGTGGCGCCGTCGTCGGCCGCGCCCCGCGCCTGATGCACGGCAAGACCTCGCCCGTGCGCCACGACGGCCAGGGCATCTTCGCGGGCTTGTCGCAGCCCTTCGAGGCCACCCGCTACCACTCCCTTGACGTCCCTCCCGGAACCCTGCCGGAGGCCCTCGAGGCCAGCGCCTGGGCCGACGACGGCATTCTGATGGGAATGCGACACAAGCAACATCCTTGGTTCGGCGTGCAGTTCCATCCCGAGTCGGTGCTCACCGTCGAAGGTCCGCGGCTGCTCGAGAACTTCCTGCGCCGCTGCGGGGTGGCGACCACCCCGGCGCCGGCGACAGCAGAGGAGGTGACGACGTGATCACACCTAGCGAGGCCCTCGGCCGCCTGTGCGACGGCGAAGATCTGAGCAAGGCCGAGGTGGCTGAGCTCTTCGGCCAGCTGATGGACGGCGAGATGTCGAATATCGAGAAGTCCGCTCTGCTGGTGGCGCTGCGCATGAAGGGTGAAACGCCGGCGGAGATTGCCGGCGCGGCGGTCGCCATGCGTCAGCGGGTGATCGCCGTCGAGCACCGCTGTCCGGAGGTGGTCGACACCTGCGGCACCGGTGGCGACGGTTCCGGAACTTTCAACATCTCGACGGCGGCGGCGCTGGTGGCGGCGGCCGGTGGCGCGACCGTCGCCAAGCACGGCAACCGCTCGGTGTCGAGCCGATCCGGCAGCGCCGATGTGCTCAGCGCCCTCGGCCTCGACAAGATCCTCGGGCCGCGAGAGGCCGGGCGGTGCCTCGCCGAGGTCGGCATCGCCTTTCTCTTCGCGCCGCGCTTCCATCCCGCCATGCGCGAGGTCATGCCGGTGCGCCGCGCCCTCGCCCTGCGCACCGTGTTCAACGTCCTCGGCCCGCTGACCAATCCGGCCGGTGCCCACTGCCAGTTGGTCGGCGTCTACCAGGAGAGTCTGGTCGAGGTGGTGGCGCGGGTGCTGGCGGACCTCGGCAGCCGCCACGCCCTGGTGGTCCACGGCGACGGCCTCGACGAGATCACCACCACCGGCGAAACCTTGATCGGCGAGGTGCGCGATGGCGGGGTGACGCTCGCCCGCTGGACGCCGGAGAAGCTCGGCACGGCGGCGGTGGCGAAGAGCGACCTGGCCGGTGGCGAGCCGCAGGAAAACGCCGCCGTCATGGAGCGCCTGCTGCAGGGCGAGGCCGGTCCGCTGGCGGAGATCACCGCCGTCAACGCCGGCGCCGCCCTCTACGTCGGCGGCCGCGCCGAGACCCTCGTCGACGGCATCGCGGCGGCCCGCCGGCTGCTCGCCGAAGGCACCGCCTGGGAGCGACTCGAAGCGCTGCGCCGCTTCACCGCCAGCGCCGAGGAGGATGTGTGAAGGTCGCCGAGATCCTCCTCGACATCACCGCCCAGCGGCGGCGGGCGATGGCAGGCGTCGACGACCCGGCTCCGGCGCTTCCGGCTGGGGAGCTTGCGGCGTCATTGCTGACGAGGGTCGAGAAACCCTTCCTGGGCGCCCTCGCGGAAGGTCCCGGGCCGGCGATCATCGCCGAGGTCAAGATGGGCTCGCCGCGGCTCGGCTCGCTGCTCGGCCGGATCGATCCGGCGGAGCAGGCGCGGCGCTATGTCGACGGCGGGGCAGCGGCCCTCTCGGTGGTGGTCGAGCCGGATTTCTTCCACGGTTCCTACGAGCTCCTCGAGACCTGCAAGCGGGTCTCCGGCCTGCCGGCCATCGCCAAGGACTTCGTGGTCGACGATCGCCAGCTCTTCTGGGCGCGCGACGCCGGGGCCGATGCTGTGCTGCTGATCGCCGCCCTGCAGGGCCGCGACGAGCTGCGTCGTCGGGCGCGGCTGGCTCGCCGCCTCGGTCTGGTGCCGTTGATCGAGACCCACGACCGCGGCGACGTCGAGCTACTGGCCGGTGAGGACTGGGAGCTGGTGGGGGTCAACAACCGCGACCTGCGCACCTTCGAGGTCGACATCGAGCGCTCCATCGAGCTGCTGCCGAGGCTGCCGGTGGCTGCCCTCAAGGTGGCCGAGAGCGGCCTGGCGAGCGGCGATCAGGTGGCGCGCCTCGCCGCGGCCGGCTTCCGGGCATTTCTGATCGGCGAGTCGCTGCTGCTGGCGGACGATCCGGTGGCGCTTCTCGCCGAGCTTCGTGGGGATCGTCGATGACCCTTGCCGGGCCCCCGAGGCGGCCCCTGGTGAAGGTCTGCGGCGTCACCACCGTCGCCGACGCCCGGCTCGCCGTCGACCTCGGCGCCGACCTGGTGGGCCTCAACTTCTATCCGCCGAGCCCGCGCCATCTCGAGGTCGGGCCAGCCCGGGAGATCTCCCGCGCCATCGCTGATCGCGCCCTCAAGGTCGGAGTGTTCGTCGACCGGCCGGTCGACGAGATCGACGACATCGATCGTCGGGTCGGCCTCGATCTGATCCAGCTCCACGGCGACGAGTCGCCGGCCCAAGTGGCCCATTGGGGGGAGCGGGCCCTGCCGGCGATCCGGGTGCCGGCGCGGCAACGCGAGCCCCTCGATGCTGGCCTTTTGGAGGATTACCCGCGGGCCTGGGGATTTTTGTTCGACATTCGCCACGCCGCCTACGGCGGCACCGGCATCGCTTGGAACTACGATACCCTTGCCCCGCTCGAAGGCTCCCGGCCGCGGCTCGTGGCCGGTGGAATCGATGCCCCGTCGGTGCGCCGTGCCCTGGCCGCCAGCGGGGCGACGGGAGTGGATGTCTGCTCCGGAGTCGAATCCGCTCCGGGGCTCAAGGACCCAGAGAAAATGCGACGATTCTTCGAGGAGGTACGCCATGGCGCGCGCGACTGAGGCTACCGGCCAATTCGGTCCCTACGGTGGGCGCTTCGTTCCGGAAACCCTGATGGCGCCGCTGGCGGAGCTGTCCAAGGCCTACGACAAGATCATCCGGCAACGCGCCTTTCGCCGTCGCCTGCGCGGTCTGCTGGCCGACTACGCCGGTCGACCGACGCCCCTTTACCTCGCCGAGCGCCTGAGCGAGCGGCTGGGTGGGGCGCGCATCTACCTCAAGCGCGAAGACCTTCTGCACACCGGGGCTCACAAGATCAACAACGCCATCGGCCAGGCGCTGCTGGCCCAGAAGATGGGCAAGGAGCGGGTGATCGCCGAGACCGGCGCCGGCCAGCACGGCGTGGCGACGGCCACCGCGGCCGCCCTGCTCGGCTTGCGTTGCACCGTCTACATGGGCACCGAGGACATGCGCCGGCAGCGTCTCAATGTCGAGCGCATGCGCCTCCTGGGGGCCGAGGTCTGCGGCGTCGACGCCGGCAGCCGCACCCTCAAAGACGCCATCAACGAGGCGCTGCGCGACTGGGTCACCCACGTGCACCACAGTCACTACATTCTGGGCTCGGTGCTGGGCCCGGACCCCTATCCTCGGATGGTGCGCGACTTCCACCGCGTCATCGGCGACGAGGCGCGGCGCCAGCTCAAGAAGGCGGAAGGGCGCTGGGGCCCCGACCTGGCGGTGGCCTGCGTCGGCGGCGGCAGCAACGCCCTCGGCCTGTTCACCGCCTTCTTCGGCGATCGCACGCGCATGATCGGCGTCGAGGCGGGAGGCCGGGGCGACGACCTCGGCGAGCACGCGGCGCGCTTCCAGGGCGGTACCCTCGGCGTCCTCCACGGCACCCGCACTCTGGTGCTGCAGGATCGCGAGGGCCAGATCGTTCCGACCCATTCCGTGTCGGCCGGCCTCGACTATCCGGCGATCGGGCCGGAGCACGTTTTCCTGCACGACGAGGGACGGGTGGAGTACACCTCGGTGGGAGATCGTGAGGCCATCGACGCCTTCCACCTGCTCGCCGAGACGGAGGGCATCCTGCCGGCCCTGGAGTCGGCCCATGCCCTCGCCGAGGCGGCGCGCCATGCGCCCCACATGTCGGCGAAGATGGTGATTCTGGTCAATCTTTCGGGCCGCGGCGACAAGGATGTCGAGTCGGTCCTCGGCTTCGACTCCGGCGATGGCGTGGTGACGCCCTTCGTCGATCGGCGTGCCGAACGGGAGCGGTCATGAGTGCCCTCGACCAAGTCTTCGCCCGCTGCCGGGAGCAGAAGCGGGCCGCCTTCATCCCCTTCCTGATGGCCGGCGATCCCGATCTCGAGACCACCGAGTCGCTGATCCGGGCGCTGGCCGCCGGTGGCGCCGACATCATCGAGCTCGGGGTGCCCTTCAGCGATCCCATCGCCGATGGCCCGGTCAACCAGCAGGCGGCGGCGCGCGCCCTCGCGGCGGGTACCACCATGGCCGGTATTTTCGACGTCATCGCCCGCTGCCGCGACAGCATTCGAGTGCCGATCGTGCTGTTCACCTACTTCAACCCGATCCACGCTCGCGGTATCGAGCGCTTCTCGGAGCAGGCGGCGGCCTCCGGAGTCGACGGTGTGCTGTGTGTCGACCTGCCTCCCGAGGCGGCCGCCGACCGCTTCATTCCGGCGCTCACCTCGCGCGGCCTCGATACGGTCTTCCTGCTCGCCCCCACCAGCACCAAGGATCGCATCGCCAAGGTGGCGGCGGCGTCTCGGGGCTTCGTCTACTACGTCTCTCGCACCGGCGTCACCGGTGAGCAGTCGGCGCTGGCGCCGGCGCTGATCAAGGAGGTCAAGAAGGTGCGCCGGCGGTTGCCGCTGCCACTCGCCGTCGGTTTCGGCATCTCCTCACCGGAGCAGGTCGCCGAGGTCGCCAAGGTGGCCGATGGTGTGGTGGTGGGCAGCGCCCTGGTGCGGCTGGTCGGAGAGCACGCCGAAGACCCCAATCTGCCGAGCTTGATCGAGGAACGGGTGCGCATCCTGAGCTCGCCGCTGGCGGCGAAGGCGCCGGCGTGAGTCGCGACCGGCCCAGCGGTCGAGCGGTGGCGCGGCAGATCGCCACCATCGTTCACGGCACCTATCTCCTCGAGCGACCCGCCGAAGGCCCGGAAGAGGTCCTGCTGATGGGTTTCCACGGCTACGGCGAAGGCGCCGAGAGCCAGCTCGAGGCGCTGCGCGCCATCCCCGGCAGCGAGGGCTGGGTGCTGTGCTCGGTGCAGGCGCTCCACCCCTTCTACACCCGCAGCGGCCGGGTGGTGTCGAGCTGGATGACCAAGTTCGACCGCGATCGCGCCATCGGCGACAACGTCCACTACGTGTCGGCGGTGCTCGCCGAGGTGCTGCGCGATCTGGGCACCATCGAGCGCCTCGCCTTCACCGGTTTCTCCCAGGGTGTCGCCATGGCCTATCGCGCCGCCGCCGGCTGTGGCCGCAAGAGCGATGCCCTGGTAGTGCTCGGCGGCGACGTGCCGCCGGAGGTCGCCGCCCGCGACCTGCCGGGCTTTCCTCCGGTGCTCATCGGTGCCGGCAAGGAAGATCCCGCCTACACCCCCGAACGGATGGCCGAAGATGTCGCCATTCTCGAAGGCAAGGGCCTGGCGGTCGAGGGCTATGCTTTCGACGGCGGCCACGAGTGGGCCGAAGACTTCCGCCAGCGGGCGGCGGCTTTTCTCGCCGAGCGCTTGGCCTGAGGGCCGCGCCGGATCCCAACGGCAACCCGCAGGTCGGGTCGGGCGTATCTCTTGCCATGGCCGACCAGACGCCCCTCGGCGGAGCTTGCAGCCTGCGCCGCATCGGACCCTTCTCCCTGTGGGAGAGCCGGCAGCCACCGGGCTTCGAAGTGGCGGCCCACTACCACCGACATCCCTCCCTTTGCCTGGTCCTCGATGGCGGTTACCACCAGGATTCTGCGTCGCCGTTCTGGGTCGGCCGCGGCATGGCGGTGCTGGCTTCCCCCAGCGCCGGCGGCGGTATGCGCTTTGGTCCGGAGGGCGCCCGCACCCTTCTGATCGAGGGACCGGAAGAGGCCTGGGGGGACGTCCTCGGCTTCGGCAAGCTGCCGGCGAGGGAAGAAGTGCGTGACGACGTGTCGGGGTTGGCGCTGGCGTTGGCGGTCCATCTACCGGCCGCCCGTGAGGCCCGGATCCTCGATCTGGTAGTCGAGATGGCGGCGATGCGAGCCCAGGAGAGCAGAGCCTCGGGGCCGCTGCCGCGGTCGGTGAGAGACGCCCTGGCGGTGATCGAGGATGGCCTCCGCGAGGGTGCCCTCGGCGAAGACGGCCTCGGCGAGGGCTGGACCCTCTCTTCCCTCGCCGCTGCGGTGGGGGTGAACCGGGTCACCCTGGCGCGCGGCTTCCGGCGCCATCTGGGGACCACCGTCGGCGAGTATCTGCGAACCCGCCGGCTGGGCCGGGCGGCCGAACGGATCGCGCGCGGAGAGGCGCTGGCGGCGGTTGCCGGCGAATGCGGCTTCGCGGATCAGAGCCATCTGACGCGTCACTTCCATCGTCGCTTCGGGGTTTCGCCGGCGAGGTTTCGCCGGCGCTTGATGGCGGTCCCTGACGGTGCGGTTTGAATCCCGGTAGGCCCGTCGAGGCTACGGAGGTTCAAGACGGCGCCGGCAGGACTCCTTAAGCTGGTGCCATGACTGCAAGACAAGGCACCGTCCTCACCGTCATTTGCTTCCTGCTGATGTCCACACCCGGCCTGTGGGCCGAGGAGGCCGGCAATCCGACCCGGGACCTCGTCATCTCGGTCCCCGGCGCCGAGCTGGCGGCCACCGTTTCCCTGCCAGCGGCGGCCGAAGAGAGCTCCGGCCCCGTGCCCGGCGTCGTCCTGCTCCACGGTTCGGGACCTTCGACGCGGGCCTTTCAGGCCCCCTTGACGGCCTGGTTCCTCGCCCGCGGCTTCGCCGTCCTGGCGTTCGACAAGCGGGGCTGCGGCGCCTCGACCGGAAGCTGGATTCGGTCCTCCCTCGATGACCTCGCCGGCGATGCGGCGGCCGCCCTGGATGCGCTGCGCAGTCAGCCCGAAGTCGCCGGCGGCAGGGTGGGATTCTTCGGTCACAGTCAGGCCGGCTGGGTGGTGCCGCGGGCCGTTGCCGGAGGGGCCGAGGCGGATTTCGCCATCGTCGTCGCCGGCGGTGGCGCCCGACCGACGACGGTCGAGTCCTGGGGTTACCAACAGGCCTTCGAGCGCGCCGGCCTGGAAGATGCCGAGCGGCGGCGGGGCTTCGAGTGGATCGAGCGCTACTTCGCCTATCTCGAATCCTGCCGCGGCCGGGAAGCCCTCGCCCGTGGGCTCGAAGGCGAGCGGGGTCGGCCCTGGAGCGCCATCGCCTCCCTCGACAAGATCTTGCCGAGCGAGAGCAACTGCCCCAACTGGCGTTGGGTGGCGACCTACGATCCTCTGCCGGACATCGCAGGCCTCGGCGACTTGCCGATGCTGGTGTTGTTCGGCGGGCGCGACTCCCAGGCGCCATCGGAGGTCTCGATCGCCCGCTGGCGGCTCGGGCTGACCCTGGCCGGAAACGACCACCAGCGCCTGGTGCTGTTACCGCAGGCGACCCACAGCCTCGGGCTCGGCATGCACCCCGGAGGCCACGGGGCGGCGTCCGCAAGCCGGCCAGAGCCGGACGGCGACTACATGAAGGAGATCGCGAGCTGGCTGCGCGATCAGGGGCTGGGCGGTCTGCCGAGGTTGGCGCCGACAGCGGCCGAGCCCTGAGCCAGCTTCGACGGTCGCCTGCGACCGGTGGACGCGGTTCCGAGGCGATGCTAGCCGACCGCGCCAAGCGCTTCCCGTAGCCCTGCTGATTGACGGACTCAAAAATAGAATATAAATTCTAGAATGTGAGTTCTGATTCTCTTGGGTCCAACCGATCCTCCGACTCGCGGCCGACCCGGGACGCGATCGAAGTCGGGCTCCTCGTGCTCGTCGCGCTGGGAGCTGTCGCCAGCGCGCAGCACCTGGGACCGACCACCCCGATGGGCAACGTCGTGGCCCTCGCCGGCATCGTCTTGTCACTGACGATTGCCCTCCTGGCGCCTCGTCTGCGCGGCGAGACCCTGCGAGTGCTGGGCTTCCGCCGACCGGCGAGTTGGCGGCGCGCTGGCCTGGGGGCCGCTGCCGCTGCTGGCGTCATGCTGCTGGTCGAGTGGACGGCTCAGCTTTGGATCTTGCCGCGCCTCCTGGGCGTTCCGCCGGCGGATACCAGCCGCTTCGACTCCCTGCGGGGAGACCCCTGGGCCCTGATCGGCAGCCTGGTGATCATGTGGCTGACGGCGGCGTTGGCCGAGGAGGTGATCTATCGCGGCTTCCTGATGGGCCGGCTGGCCCGGTTGTTCCGAGGGACGGGACGGGCTTGGATCGCGGCGCTGCTGCTCAGCTCCCTGTTCTTCGGTCTTCTTCACCTCTACCAGGGGATTGGTGGAGTTCTGATGACGGCCTGCGCAGGCCTGATGCTCGGCGGGGTCTATCTGCTCTCCGGGCGCAATCTGTGGGTCGTCATCCTGGCCCACGGCCTGACCAACACGGTGTCTTACCTCATGGTTGCTCTGGGATGGGTGTGAACGACCTTCGCCGAGGCCTCATCGCGCCCCGCCAGGAACGCAGCAAGGCGACCCTCGACCGCTTGCTCGACGCCACCGAGGAGCTCCTCGGGGAGCGGCCTTGGGCCGAGATCACGGTGGCGGAGATCGTGTCTCGCAGCGCCACCTCGGTCGGGTCCTTCTACGCTCGATTCCCCGCCAAAGAGGCCCTGGTGGAGGCACTCCTCGAGCGCTATCACGAGGAAGCCCGACGGAGCTTGGCGGCCGCCGCGAGCTCCGCAGAGTGGCAGGCCCTGTCGCTGGCCGAGCGGGCGCGGCGCCTGATCGCCGAAATCGTCGCCCTGTGTCGGCACAGACGTGGCCTGCTTCGTCTTCGCCTGCAGCGTCGATTGGCAGGCCTCGAGAGCGAGGCGAATTCCGAGCCGCCGAGGGACCGCGAGGTGGTGGCAGCGTTGGTCGAGCTGTTCGGGGGCTGTGTCCCTGAAATTGGCCACGACCAACCCGAGAGCGCGCTGCGCTTCGCTCTACGCATGGTCGATGGCGTCGTGATCTCGGCGATCGCCCTCGACGACGTCAGTCAGAGCTATGGCCCGGTAGATGACTCGGTCCTGATCGCGGAGCTGACCCGCGCCTTCGTGGCCTACCTGCAAGCTCCCCCCGGAATCGATCCGCAGGGGATGCCGGAGTAGCTCCAGAGATCATTCCGGTGCCAGCGCGACCAGCCGCGCCACCCCCGACGTCGGTCGGGTGTGGAGGACCACCTCCCAGCCATAGTCGGTCGGCGGCGGGAGAGTGCTGGCGAGGCTGAAGATGTCCTGTTTGGCGGTGATCACCCAAACCGGGTCGCCGGCGAGGAGGGCCTCGGAGATTCGCGCGATGCGCTCCGCCTCGCCGAACTGGAAGACTTCCGGGTTGGTGGTGTAGAGGTGGTCGTCGTCGAGGGGGGCGACGACCGCGCGCGACTCTTCCCCGCGCCAGCTCAAGGCGGCGTGGACGTAGGGCGGCGGCATGTCCGTGAGGATGAGACCGGGCTCGCTGGCCTCGTCCAGGGCGCGGAATCGGCGCAGCGAATCGAAGCCCGGGTAGGCGGGCCGGCGATGGGCGGTGGTCACCAGCTCGGTGGTCTCGCTGTGGCCGTCGCCGCTCGGCCAGCCGAGGACGGTGAGGCAGAGCAGGGCGGTGGCCAGCGGAACGGCGAGGCGACCGCGACTGGCGAAGATCTCGCCCAGGCCGATGGCGATGGCCGGGATCGGCAGCACCAGGAGCGGGAAGATCAGGCGCGTGTCGTGGAAGGCATAGAACGCCATGGCGGCGAGAGCCACGATGCCGGCGGCGGCGAACAGGCGGAGGCGTCGGCGGCGCCACATGCGACCGAGGCCGACGAGGGCCAGCAGCACGAAGGCCGGCGTCACGTAGGAACCGCGCTGCTGCCCGAAGTGGGTGGCGCTCGAGTAGTCCGTTTCCTGCTGGCGCAGCTCGCGCCCGTAGTAGGCGAGGTTGTCGCTCACGAAATCGGAGCTGAAGGCGGCAGAAGCGTTCCATTCCGGCAACCAATAGCTGTAGCCGCTCGCCAGCGGATGGCCGAAGACGCTGCCATTGAAGGCCAGCAGTGGCAGCACCCCGATTGCCGCCGCCAGGCCCAGCAGGACGAGGTCCTTGAGCCGCCGGCCGGAGTCGCGGGCCAGGATCGCCGCTGGCAGAAAGGCGAGCAGCAACACGTTGGCGGTGCGGAAACCCAGGCCGAGGCCGAGGATCGCGGCTCCGACGATCCCCAGGGCGACGCCGCGACGGGCACCTGGTCCGCTGGTCGGCGAGCGGGCAAAGCCGTAGAGCAGGCCGACGGCGACCACCGACATCAGTGTGCTGGAGACCTCGCTCATCGGGCTACGGCAGAGGATGATGAAGGCCGGCAGGGTGGCCAGGAGGAGGGCAGCGAGGCCTGCCGCCAAGTAGTGGCGGCGCAGCCCCAGCAGGGCGACGAAGAAGACCAGCAGCAGGGCTCCCGCCGCTTGATTGGTGCGCTGCGGTGCGATCAGGGGGTCGCTGCCCAGGAGCAGGGCTCCGGCGATGGCGGTGCTGTAGCCGACCGGGAAGCGTGCCGGAAGGTCTTCGCCGGCGAGGTGGATCGAAGCTTCGCCGCGATGGGCGAGGGCGACCGCGACGTCGAGGTACTCGGCGCCGTCGGGCCAGGGTTGGGCGAGGCGTCCGGCGTTGGCTGCGGCAGGGATGTCGACCACCGTCAGGTGGAAGATCCAGCCGGCGAGCAGCGCCAAGAGGGCGGGGACGACGAGAGCGGTCAGTCGCGCGCGCATGGCATTTGGTGAATGCGGACCTGGGTTCGCCCGATCTCTCGCTCGCTGCCGACCTCGACGAGGCTGAGGACGGTGCCGTCGCGGACCCAGGATCCGGTGGGTTGGGATCCCTGCATGTGGCCGGTCGCCATCACCTGGCCGCGCGGACCGCCGATGCGGATTTGAGTCGTGCCGCGACGATCACCGGCGTCCCAGTGGACGACGGTGGAGCCGCTGGCCGCATCGTCGGCGCCCCAGCACCTCTCGATCGGATTGGGAATCGCCCAGATCGGCCCCTTGACGTCCGGCGTCGAGGGGAGGGAGGCTCGGGCATGACGCCCACGGGTCTCGGCGAGGCGGCGGCGAGCGCCCTCGAGGTGGGCGGTGGCGCGTTGCAGAAGACCGGGATCGCGGGTGGCGAGGTTGTCGCCCTCTGCCGGGTCTTGGGCCAGATCGTAGAGTGCCTCGACGGAGCCGTCGGCGAGGCTGGCGACGATTTTCCAGTGGTCGCCGCGCACCGCGATCCAAGGGTCCGCCGCCGCCGTGGACTCGCTGACGGCGACCCACTCGGCGGTCCTGGGCTTGGCGCGCAGCACTGGAATCAGGGACCGACCGAGGGTCGCCGGGAGGGGCTGAGCACCGGCGAGGGAGAGCAGGGTCGGGGCGATGTCGATGGCCTGGCTAGGGGTTTCGAAACGCTCCCCGGCGCCC
This window contains:
- a CDS encoding sulfatase/phosphatase domain-containing protein gives rise to the protein MPAVFVLLLAIFGCREASSEAPRPDVVLLTVAGWNWTPDLAGDPNVARLLDESARFDVAVASSLEGISQQAVVFSALSPHVRGAAPGFAGLRRDRRTLAESLKAAGFRTLAFAPSAPAPGLDQGFDRWNEVSPGNAEIAELVGEAFDEDARPLFAYLHLAGAGALPPLLEALAASERGRRAHLVVTATLAPSPQAARWTDSSLRIPLLVRPADRQGAGERFETPSQAIDIAPTLLSLAGAQPLPATLGRSLIPVLRAKPRTAEWVAVSESTAAADPWIAVRGDHWKIVASLADGSVEALYDLAQDPAEGDNLATRDPGLLQRATAHLEGARRRLAETRGRHARASLPSTPDVKGPIWAIPNPIERCWGADDAASGSTVVHWDAGDRRGTTQIRIGGPRGQVMATGHMQGSQPTGSWVRDGTVLSLVEVGSEREIGRTQVRIHQMPCARD